A segment of the Ammospiza caudacuta isolate bAmmCau1 chromosome 2, bAmmCau1.pri, whole genome shotgun sequence genome:
TCTATTCTTTGAAAATGGCCCTCAGCATATTCTTTTGCCTCTGCTCTTTACAAGCCTGTTCTGTAtcatttgaggggaaaaaacaagtAAAGAGAAATTGTACTGTCCATTGTGGCACAGGTACCACAGCATCCTGAACCATTTATCACAAATGCAGAGACAGGCTGCAATGCAGACATTCCTGACATTGTCAGTCTGGAGAGCTGTTACTGGACCACCAGTTGTCCCAGAGGATGGATGGCATCCACACTGCTCCAAGCACAAAAGGTCAACACTTTCAATAAGGGACAACTCCAGCTCTAAGTCTTACCAACTGCTTGTCAAAGACTACTTACTGTCTTCAAAACCTTGTTATTAAATGCACTGTGGAATTACAGTCTATCTATGCTTATCTGTGACATATGTAATTGTTTTGTGATATGAACCACAATTCACTCAGCACTGGGGAAAATGACCTCTCACAAGGCAAACTTTAACCAAGGCATCTGGGTCACAGAGATGATCACAGTGCTGGAGCATCTCTTCTGCAAACCTTGaggttgctcagcctggagaagactccagggagacctcagagcagccttccagtacctaaagcAGGCTTAtaagaaagatggggacagaCTTTTTGGCAGGGCCTGTTGTGATAGGATAAGGAATAATGGTTTCGAATTAAAAAACACTGTCACAGGTTGACCAGAGGTGGATGTCCCaaccctggaaacattcaaggtcaggctggacaggactctgagcaacctgatctagctGAAAATGACCCTGCCATTGGAGGGGCATTAGAATAGATTAtctttaaaggtctcttccgTGAAATAAGGCACTTATTATTTCATTTCTGCCTAGCCACACTCTTACACAGTCACCACGTGCACTACACGGTGCCCATTCACGAGTTGCTGCCCAGCTGGCACCAATTCAAGGTTTTGGGCCTGAGGCAGTACCcttttctgcatttcctgaaTTCATGCGGCCAGAATGCACAATCTGCATTCGGCACAGCTGGCTATGACCGCGAGTGGTGCCTTGCCCACAGAACCCGCGCTGCCACAGATAAGCGATGATAGCAGATGGGGAACCTCTCACAATCAGTTTCCTTCTGCAATCACTCGGATACGTGCCCGTTCTCTCAGCACACACACGCGTTCTTTCCCGTTTCTCTACACACGTACATCGTTCCCCGTTTCCCCCGAGGCGGGAGGATgagcccgcagccccgccggaTCTGTCCGCGCTCAGCGCccgccccagggctgggcagggcccgGGGCGGctctgctgggatggggctcCCGTGGCAGGATGGGGTTCCTGTGCCGGGATGGAGTTCCCGTGCCGAACCCGGGGTGGCCGTGAACTGCCCCGGGGTGGCCGTGCTGTGCCCCGGGTAGCTGTGCAGAGCTCCGGGccggcacagccccagccccgcgggccccctccctgagccccggcccggcccggccatGCGGCGGGAGTGTGGCCATGTGCGGGCCAAGCtcctccccgccgccgccgcccctcgCCGCGCCGCGGGGACGTGCAGTGGCTCGGCGGGCCATGgaggcgggcggcggggccggggcccgGTGCcccgcgctgctgctgctcctgctggcgGCGGCGCTGGGAGGCGAGGCGGAGGCGGAGGAGCCGCGGCCGGCGCGGCAGCGCGGGGACGAGCAGTGCCATTACTACGCGGGCGGGCAGGTGTACCCGGGGGAGGCGGCCCGGCTGCCCGTCTCCGACCACTCGCTGCACCTCAGCCAGGCCAAGAGTAGGTGCCGGgcgcggcggggctgcggggagcGCCGGGGCTGGGGCGGGGATGTGCCCGCAGTGCGctcggggcggcggcggcagcgccacGTCAGGCGGAGCGCGGGGGCTCCCGGGCCCTTCCCGTCCCCAGCCCGCTCTAGCTGCGGCCTCCGGGCGGCCTCggagggcaggggagaggggagaatGGAGAACGGGGAGCGCGGAGCGGCTCCTTCCAGAGCTGCATCCCCATCGTGGTCACCGCCGCCGTCTCAGGGGCGTCCAGCGAAGTCCGCGGTTCCAGAAATGGCGAACGAGTTGAGGGGAGCGCTTCGGGGGATCCACAGGAATGTTCTGTGCTCACACTGCGATCTGAAACAATGAACGAGCGCCCCTCGTAACGCGCTGCCTTCGGCACTGCCTTTGTGCCTGTGCTCTGATGCGTTTTCCGTGCTTTAGGTGACAGGCGTGGGGACAAACACCGCAAATGACATCGCTGGGAGATGTTCAGGGACACTGCTCAAAGTCCCgtcctgcaggacacagagtACAGAGAGACCACACAGATATTATCTGCAATTTGAAATCCTTTCCCATTACTGAACTAGGGCATATGTTCTGTTTTAAACATTTGCAAGCAGATGCTccccaaaaaaagggaaaagcagccaAGATATTTGTAACCGATAATGTTTGGGTTGTTCTCCCTTTGCAATGTAAGTTATTACAGACTGATGTTTATAACTGCAAAAACAGCTACCTTAATTTAGAAAGGGGTCAAGATATGCAGTATTTTGTTTAAtatcttttccttctccctcctaAGCTGAAGGTCGTTGTTATACATCCTTGCTAACCATATTCTGCAGCGGGGGGTCAGCCTAAGAAAGGAGAACCACCAAACAATTCAGGCACCATCTAGATAATATTTAGGATTCCatatatttttctctgaagctttTCCCTAATTTGCTGGAGCTGTATGTCAGTGTCCTTGACATGGCAAGTGTATTCAGACCACCTTGAAATCCAGCATACCCTATCCTTTGCCTCAGAATTTACAGTGGTATGAAAATAGAACCTGgcagattaatttttaatattttaaattcaagGTTAATCCTGTCTGATAGGAATAGTAAATCTATTTCATGCTTttcagctggattttttttaaaacacagctaTCTTCAAGTTAAAATTTGCTTAGGAGTTGTAATTTAAGAAACATATGCTACATTTTTAGGCATTTGTCTTTAACCATGTTATAGCATGTATTTTTTGTGGGCCAGAATTCCAGACAGGTTTCCATGGTTAAAAAGTAGCAAAGTGGTGAGTTTGAACTATCTTGTGCTTGTGGTTCCCAACAGCTATTTTTAACAGAACAGTGAGAGTACCTGCAGTATTAAAGAGCTTTCTCCTTCAGTCTAGCAggtgccctgagctggcagtgcaCACAGGGTTTGTTCAGTCAGCCCAGATAAGGTTTGTGTGGCCTTGATTATCAGTGATCAACAGGGCTCATGTGTGAGCACAAGTTAGTCAAATTATTTACTTTGTGTACTAAAGCCTTCATTTCTTCATCATTCTGTACCCCCCTGTTTAGAAAGCAGTTTCATCTTGGAACTGTGCTGCAGGTTGTTTTTTAAGCAAAAGGAAGAACAGCTGTCCTTGGGCAGCTTGGTTTGAACACAGGTGTTATATTCTGACTTCTAATTCAACATTCTTTGCATTTCAGTCTCCAAGCCAGCACCTTACTGGGAGGGAACAGCAGTCATTAATGGAGAGTTTAAAGAGCTGAAGCTAACAGATTATGAAGGAAAATATCTTGTCTTCTTCTTCTATCCTCTTGACTTGTAAGTAAGAGCACTGCAAGCATACCACTGAGTGCAGCTACACTAGATTCATAATTCAttcattcttctctttttttgaggtcttgtattttttgtttggtaaGAATTTAGGAGAGAAGAAACGAGTGACAGAAGAAGATATAtctttgcatttgttttctcatttcgTTGGTAAAAATGCAACAGTCTTTGTCCTAGTAACTGTGTCCACTAATTTGTGTCTCCACATAAAACAAACAACTTTGTAGTTACCCAGTTAGGCAGAGTCTGTGTTCTGTTTCATGCTGTAAATCAGTGCTGCAAGTAGAAGAGAGCATCCTTTCTAGAGTGTATATGATATATCCAAGAGGTGGCATTTTCCCTTTAAGCTCATCCCATAACATCCTATGAACACTTGGCGTTAACCTCCTTTATTTAGAATGCAGTAACTTCACTGATTGAGTGAAAACATCTCTGCTTTTTAAAGGACAATCCCATTCTTTTCCACAAAATTAAGATAAAAGGACAGAGATGCATGACTACTTTTAATAGTATATCATCATTAGCTTTACTACTTTAGTTCTTCTGTAATAGAAAAAATTGAAGACAAATTGGTTAAAAGTTGTAGATTTGCACAGTAACAACAAATTACAGAATGATCCTCTGAAAAAAATTGGCTTATAGTGCTTAAATTCAGCCACATTTATAAAAGTCTAAAAGAAAGTAACTGTACAAGCTCTGAATCCAGATTGTAAAACAACCATAGATTTATAGTCTTCAGAAATAATCCATTTGTAACAAAGCTGGAGTCTGAGGGTAGAGGATTTGTCAGGCAGCAATTTGGTTAAATACTTGAAAGAGCAATAAACGTAAGcaaaagctgaaataatttaTGATAAATACACAATTTTAAGTTATGCAGAGAATTTACTGGCTTTCTCATAAAATTCTAACTTTATCTTGTCTTCAATCTTCTAGTACATTTGTCTGTCCAACTGAGATAATTGCCTTCAGTGACCGAATTGAAGAATTCAGAGCAATAAATACTGAAGTAGTAGCATGTTCTGTGGACTCAAAATTCACTCACTTAGCCTGGTATGTATCTTTCTCTTGTCTTTCACTAAACATTATTCATAGTTCCAACTTAGCAAAAGAACAGTACTCCTCAGATTTTTAGCCTGTGGAGGTAAATCATAATGTGTGAAAGTGAGATGCTGTTGACACAAatatttaaagtaaattttaatCCTAGTGTGTGAAAGtacctttattttttaagcttGTTTAATGTGTATTGCAATATGTTGTGTCTCAGTCAAAAAAATACtattaatacaaaaaaaagtaTTAGGGAAACTGTCAGTAAAGGCTTCACTTGTCCCAGTTCATGAGCAGGTTGGCAGAAAGCAAATGCAACTAATAAGAAAAAGGTCATCATTAACAGATGTGGCCAAAACTGCAAAAGATCTACTGAGCATTTTGTTCAGGCCACAAATACTGTTCTTCCCCTTTGTgtgcagaacagaaaaaatgtCACTTGCACTAAATCCTTCTGTCCATACTGATGTAGTTTGTGATTTCTGACTTGTGTAGGGAATATAAATATGAGAAATACATCtctatttcctttccttcaaagGATTAATACTCCTCGTAAACAAGGAGGACTTGGACCAATGAAGATTCCCCTTCTTTCTGACCTGACACACCAGATTTCAAAGGATTATGGAGTGTATCTGGAAGATCAAGGACATACACTCAGGTATTTCACTGGGTTGcagtttggttgggtttttgctGGGGTAATACTTCCTGCTTTATATTTAAAGAAGCATTTGAAATTTTTCGTTAAGAGCA
Coding sequences within it:
- the PRDX4 gene encoding peroxiredoxin-4 isoform X2 codes for the protein MCGPSSSPPPPPLAAPRGRAVARRAMEAGGGAGARCPALLLLLLAAALGGEAEAEEPRPARQRGDEQCHYYAGGQVYPGEAARLPVSDHSLHLSQAKISKPAPYWEGTAVINGEFKELKLTDYEGKYLVFFFYPLDFTFVCPTEIIAFSDRIEEFRAINTEVVACSVDSKFTHLAWINTPRKQGGLGPMKIPLLSDLTHQISKDYGVYLEDQGHTLRGLFIIDNKRILRQITMNDLPVGRSVDETLRLVQAFQYTDKHGEVCPAGWKPGSETIKPEEAMRVWWPREEL
- the PRDX4 gene encoding peroxiredoxin-4 isoform X1 yields the protein MCGPSSSPPPPPLAAPRGRAVARRAMEAGGGAGARCPALLLLLLAAALGGEAEAEEPRPARQRGDEQCHYYAGGQVYPGEAARLPVSDHSLHLSQAKISKPAPYWEGTAVINGEFKELKLTDYEGKYLVFFFYPLDFTFVCPTEIIAFSDRIEEFRAINTEVVACSVDSKFTHLAWINTPRKQGGLGPMKIPLLSDLTHQISKDYGVYLEDQGHTLRGLFIIDNKRILRQITMNDLPVGRSVDETLRLVQAFQYTDKHGEVCPAGWKPGSETIIPDPAGKLKYFDKLN